cctaatatgatttacatatatatgacaattaatgattatgaataataaagatttgataacaatttttgcattcttctttatttttgtttaattttatattattaaaaaaataaaaaatcacattaatcatataataaaaaagttatattttttcttatatgttattttgaatttttttaaatgactttaaattacaaaaatgaggaaaccttatattttatattcttttttaaaacgactaaaatacaaaaatgaggacaacttatatgttatatttttcttatatgttagattttttattatatgttatattttgaatttttttaaacgactttaaattacaaaaatgtaagtttttcttaagtatacgactaaaaacattaaaatgacatgtatcaatttcatggttgatttgaaagctttcaaaaccttgtggaagataaaagtcaaaataattcaactgtataaacaatactgttcacttttatgaggaatgtgttcgatggaaaaactaaggtttttatgtcataatttgtttaatgtccactagagaacattatattattttattaacctaaaatataagaagagtgtattttttccttaaataaacgctaaagaattacctaatatgatttacatatataaaacaattaatgattatgaataataaagatttgataacaatttttgcatctttcttcatttttttttaaattttatattattaaaaaaataaacaatcacattaaccatataatgaacaattacatttttcttatatgttatatgttgaattttttaaaatgactttaaattacaaaaatgaggaaactttatatgttatagtttttaaaaaacgaCTTTAAAGTACAAAGATGAGGACACCtaatatgttagattttttcttatctgttatattttgaaatttttaaacgactataaattaaaaaaatataagttttccttaagtatacgactaaaaacattaaaatgacatgtatcgattcgatggttgatttgaaagttttcaaaaccatatggaatataaaagtcaaaataattcaactgtggaaacaatactgttcacttttttcaagaatctgttcgatggaaaaataaggtttttatgtcataatttgtttaatgtccaatccgatcaacccatgatatattaattatagttttgttccataatttttaataaaaattgatccgatccttcggaaagaaattatataataacaacaaaaaatattgtatatgtataaataaaatgatcaaatatataaaataaattatcgataatatatacaaataatgtGCATATCTTATGCTAGTAAGTGAGTATTATACATgtctctttatttttcttttctttgcaaCATTACTTTTCTGAATTTTGTTTGTGAATCATACAAACGGTAAGACATGATTAAATCATACAAACGGTAAGACATGATTAACTAATCATGTCGTTTCACAACATTTTGAGCCCAACTTCATATTCCACTGAAtctaaattgactaaattatgGATTGCTTTTAGCAAGCCTACTTAGTTAACCCACTTGAAATTAGGTTTAAATCATTTCTTCCCATTGATAAAATCCAATAAATCAAAATGATTTGATGCATAATCAGTAAttcaaacaatataaatatagatatagtagggtacaaaaaaaaactcacagttttcttaaactataaatacttaTAAAGATATTTCAAAGTAGATTTATGAAACTAATCAtgtgcttttaaaaaaaaaaaaaagacacgggttaaaataaaacttaaactaCTACGAAATGGTTTTACCAAACtggttattctattttattttattttatttttataagtaatatATGAACGTATGTTACttcacaaaatatataaatttaatatataaatatcatgcatattaaattttaaataattattctaCTAAACTAAAGTATTATAACTTCATTCAAAATTAAGATCATACATTATAATATTGATTAAGCCTAAAATAACTATTATATTTCTAAAATGTGAGATCATTTATGATACATGTCATTTcctaaatatttctaaaattttgcaTTCTCctaattatttaattctaatagtttcattataaattaaataactttctttatttattatataaaatttattattctaATACATACTATTTTTAGATAACGAAGTTTATCACATACTAAATAATAGCTTATGTAACTTAAATACATTCAGAAATTTATCTTACTGAAAAATAACATTATTGGGATAATCACAAATTATGCTTGCTTTTTTTTAAACCTTGAAAATTCTAattctacttttttttcttttaactcgATAAACAAATAAAGAGATTTATCTTTCACTCTcttgaatttatattttataaaattattggtttgaaataataacataattataaaagtatttGTTGAGTGTACGTATTGGTTTGAAATAAAtttggatcagattcggttTGGAACTTTGGATCCGGATAATTTAGGTAGACTCGACTCCTTTGAAAACGATACTTTTTCTAAAAAACTGCTATATCTTATTTCCCACCAAGCGTACCAACTCCAGTTTTTAATTAGGTCTGCGCCTCGAGGTATCTCAAGTCTCGTTGTTGACTTAAAGCTCCTCACATGTCTTGTCTTTGCTCCTGACTCTTTTtgctctctcatctctctctctatcgccGTAGACTATGGCCACCGTCACCGATACGCCAATCCGAATTGGAGTAATGGGATGCGCAGTAATCGCTAGAACAGTCTCCCGTGCCATCGACCTCGCTCCAAACGCCACTATCGCAGCCGTTGCAAGCCGCTCTTTAGAGAAAGCCAAAACGTTTGCTACCGCCAATGGCTACCAGCAATCTGTGAAGATCCACGGTTCCTACGAGTCGATTCTTGAAGATCCAGATGTTGATGCTCTTTACATTCCTCTTCCAACTAGCCTCCATGTCGAGTGGGCTATACGTGCTGCCCAGAGTGGAAAGCACATCCTTCTGGAGAAGCCAGTGGCTATGAACGTATCAGAGTTCGATAAGATTGTCGCGGCTTGTGAAAAGAACGGTGTTCAGATTATGGATGGTACCATGTGGGCTCATCATCCTAGAACGGCTAAGCTTAAGGAGTTCCTCTTCGATTCAGACCGTTTTGGTCAGCTCAAAAACGTAAGTACTCCATCAAAATACTATTCCGCTATTCCTTTGATTGTCAGATACAAAAGCTCTTGTTCTCAGATCAGTGGTATAAAGTTTGGAAtcatgatatatattatatacatagtAGATGTTTTGGGTTTTTCTATTTTACCAAAAACCTCACTAATCATCAAATCAAGATTTTAggaatttgatttttgttttaaaaaactaGTTTTATCTGTGTTTCctattttatttcaaaacatataatctacTTTTCATATAATAGACACTTGGTATAAAGCGGAcgaatatttctaaattttaagataagaagtaaaaaaaaaaattaaataaattcttaCTATATGTAAGAAGAAAtcgttctttaaaaaatataaaaatattttaaatgatttaataaaattataaaaaagacttttaaaaatggagataaatatatagaagttttaaaattattttgcaaATGAATGAAATTTGGTAGGTTATAatctaagaaaaataatttaagaaaatcagtttcacaaaaaaatatagaaggaaaacaatatttaaaagttttaaactaAATCTACGTCCACTGAAAGGCATACAGTTTACTTCATATAGAAGATCCCGTTTCGATGATTAGTTTCTGGCTAGTGTAAAATGTCAAACAATACTACGTTACTCTACTTTGCTTCTCAGATTCCTAAGCAAACAACATAACTTATGTGGTTGCTTCTTCTCTTGAAAGTCTTCCTTATTGGACATGCACTGCAGATAAATAGTTGCTTCTCATTAGCTGTGGATGaagattttcttaaaaacaacATCCGTGTGAAACCGAATCTTGATGGTCTCGGTGCGCTCGGAGACCTCGGATGGTACGCAATCCGAGCAGCGCTTTTCGCCAACAACTTCGAGCTTCCCAAAATCGTCGCAGCCTCACCAGGGACTGTTCTGAACGAGTCAGGAGTGATTCTCTCGTGCGGAGCGTCTCTGAGCTGGGAAGACGGACGAACCGCAAGCATATACTGCTCTTTTTTGGCAAACGTAGGGATGGAGATAACTGCCGTTGGAACAAACGGCACACTTTGTGTTCAAGACTTTGTTATCCCATTTGAGGAGACCCAAGCGACGTTCACCACTTGTTTGAAATCTGGGTTCAATGATCCATGGGTTAGTCGCCCGACCGAACACTCGGTTAAGACAGAGATCCCGCAAGAGGCGTGCATGGTGAGAGAATTTGCTAGGTTGGTTGGAGAGATCAAGAACAAAGGTGCAAAGGCTGACGGGTTTTGGCCAAACATTAGCCGGAAGACGCAGCTGGTGGTTGATGCTATCAAAGAGTCTGTTGATAAAAACTGTCAACAGATTAGTCTCTCTGGTcgttgaagaaaaaaaaggctcaaattatattttcttgtttccAAAAACTTTGTTCATTCCATGGTGGCTTTTCAGGTTTCTCCAAACTTCTTTGTTTGTTTCGTTTCGTTTCGTTTCGTTTCTTTCTTCGtttttttgataataataaaCTCTTGgaggggaaaaaaaaaactaaatcatcAAAGTTACAAGCAAGAGAAAATGGCCAAAGAAAAGTTGTACGAGAATTAGACGCAACTGCGAGAAGAgaaataatgtttgttttgtgGTTTGGTCTTTCTTGTATGGTTTTTGCATAGTATCCTATTTTCTattatctttcaaaaaaaataccAGCCTGCATCTATTTCCTTTGGCGTGAGAGAAATTCTAGACTGCACTCAGCTATGCTGAAACCTTCTCATGTAATTCAGAGAGAGATTCAACTTCAAATCAGGGCTCGCTTACTAGGATTGGACCGGGAATCCTATAAAGCGTTAGCCACTCGTTCTGCTAGCCAAAGCTCCTACCTTACACTATGGTTCGAAATGTTTCAGCCCTAACCGGAAAGCATGAGTCTTCATCAATTTCTTATCACACTTGTTTCTCTACTTATttaattcattttcttttttggaaCCATTGTAATGATATCCtgttttaaaggaaaaaaaaaaaaaaaaaaaataccatccTGTATATTAGCTTTGACCCAATttacaaataaaactattaacaTGTGAACCGAGTCACTATGCACAATGTATTGAacttgatccaaaaaaaaatctataaagagCTAGAACACACAAAAGTCCTTAGCATTTCCCTCTTCTTCTTAAGTTGGTTTACTTTGCTTCCGATGAAGTAATGGACTTGGTTTAATATTCTTGTACTTAGAATTGAATGTGCCATAGATGCTTACAATGATTTCTCATGTGGTCCAGCCATTTGATGTGGGGTACTTATTTAACATAAGTCCCAATAAAACACTTTTAGTTTGACTACAGAACTGAATTTTAGGACATTTCTTTGTTTAACTACTTTTtaatacaaaaagaaagataagaTAAGAGCCAACAACGATGTTTCTTGGTAGTTTACAGCTAAAGTGCTTGTAAACCAAGTAGCTCTGGATAATTAATTGAACTTGCTCACTAAGCTAcatagaataaataaaagaCCAAAAAGAAAGGCATTTCAAGAAAAGTCattatttttttggataataGATTATCTTTTCTCTTTAGTCTCTTCAGAAGAAACTTTTTGGTTCGTTTCTTTGCTTCATAGCTTTTGTCATATTCTGATTCTCAGAATTACTTCGACTCTAGTCACTAATCCACCGGTTGATTCTTTCAGATTTGCATATAAAGCATTGaatttttaccttttttctGCTTCAAGAAtcgaaaaaaatgaaaatctttCTTAGGTGTTTCAAACCCAAATTCTACAAGAAGTGGTTAgctttctttgttctttgccGAATGAGTGTTGAGGTATTTTTATTAACTATTGTTGTTGAAATGAAATGTAGCAGATCTGCAACAAGTTACATGAAGATTCGGCTAGAAATAGTAAGGACAAGAAGGATTGCAATGATTAAGTTTTTGAAAATGGACATTGTGGAATTTCTCAAGAATGGCCTTGATTATGATGCTTATAGAAGAGTAAGAACTCACTTACCCTTCTTTCTATAATCATAACCCTAATAAGCTTCCTCTGTTATTGAGGGGTTTTAATCTGTTAATTACTTGTTATCCAAGGCAGAAGTATTACTTGAAGAGCTTAGAATTATATCGTGTTATGACATCCTTGAACGATTCTGCGATTGTATCTCAGAAAATCTCTCTCTTATGCTGAAGAAaaggttcttaacttttttcccttttaatttttttttcactacAAAAGCTCTCAATGTTATTTTGGTTTCCTTTTAGGGAATGTCCTGAAGAATGCAGAGAAGCAGTTTCCTCTTTGATATATGCAGCTGCATGGGTTCCTGATGTTCCTGAACTTAAGGATCTTAGGGCCGTGTTTATACGTAGATTTGGAAATTTCAGTGCTTCTTCTGTAAATCACGAGGTTGGTTTATTGCACTTAATAGTCTAGGGTTTGCTTCTTGCGTGTATTGACAATATATTATCTTTCTTGAAACCTTGCAGCTCGTTGATAAAACTGAACTGCGAAGTAGACCATCACGTGAGCTTAGGATTCAAACAGTGAAAGACATTGCAAAAGAGTTTTCGATTGATTGGGATCCTACAGCTTTGAACCTGTTGCTGCTTAGACAAACTTCTGCTCTGCAAGTAAGTTTGTATACCTACCTACCAAACTCTCAGCCTTTGTTGTTCTAATGTCTGGAAAATATGTGTAGATTGAGGATAAGGTCGAGACAGGAGCTGATGATCCGAAGATTAAGAGAGAGAAAAGTATTGTCAATGATCAAAGTGAGAATGAGTCGGTTCTTTCACAGGCTTGGACAAGAGATTCATTGTCAAACCGTAGTTTAAGTTCGACGACTTCAAACTCAAGTTTCGGTTCTCCAAGAAGAGACACTGAAAAGAAGAAGTTTTTGCCTTACGGAATAATCTTCTCCTTCAGACACGAAACCAGGAGCTCGAAACGATGAGGAAACacaagaggagaagaagagtaCAGATCAAGAAAACTCGAGGTTACTTAAGCCACAAGGCAGCGAAAATGAAGCTTCTTCAACAAGAAAGAACGATAGAACGTCGTCCTTTCAGAGACCTAAAGCTCTTGGATTATGATGATGTAGTGGCTCGGCTTGCAGCTCTTCGCCGGAGATAAGGGCTTCTAATTGTAATTAGCTAATTAGAATTCATTAACTATGTAAAGTATATATCGTTGTTAGCTTGAAAATAGTATACTAGTTGAAAAATGTTTGATCAATTACATTTATATTCTTTATTTAAGTGATTGAATTAAGATTATTATTTAACTttagtatttaatttttataattttttgaagaaaatagtttgtttttttaactattgtatattttagtcaaaacattatacattttaaaatagaatgaaTATGATTATacttttgttttcgtgacaaaagCATTGTACTAGTTTTATCGATTGAATATTAAGCATAAAGCTTCTTCGTATGCTTGACAAGTAGACGACAGCGAACAAGGATGGTGAAGCCAAAGCCGGGATCTACAGAAAATGAACCTAAACTGTTCCCATGGGTCCCATGAAAAGCATCTTCTCCGacaatttaattataaaccaCCTTTGCTTATTTAATTTTGCTTATCTTCCATAAAATTTAGTAATTTACACACCTAGAAAACAAAACAACTTCCATGATTTTGACTTTTGAGTAGTGGAAACGTTTCGATTAATAGCAAAAATCAAAACAGCTTCCATGAAATTCACAATAGCCTTTTCTATATTTAACCTATGTTTagtgtatttaaaaataaattttgtcgTTAGTAATCAGATTTTGAATTGTAGCAAAGTTAGATTAATAGCCAAAATATTGGTCGGGCTCATCCATAAATCCTAGAGATTAGTTTAGCTTAGGCTTGAATCCTCCAAAttaaaaaatgcaaaaaagaaaacaattttaaaagtgaaaacGTTATATTCGTTCTTCACCTTTAACTTTGTCCACGTCATTACCAAGAGTAGCCGAACGACAAATGGAAATCTCAagggagaaaaaaaagaaaagaaaagcttAATTTGCCTTTTCTGACCACTAAACCGACGTCGTATAACCTTCCTCAATTATTCTTACAAAACTTAACTCGAAAGCTCCCCCGAGTTTCAACTTTTTGTTCTCTCGTATCTCTTTTGTCCTGTGATTTGATTAGATCGATCCGAAACTGTaactggagagagagagaaggaagaagaagatatgggTTGTGCTCAATCCAAGATCGAGAACGAAGAAGCCGTTACTCGCTGCAAAGAGCGCAAACAGTTCATGAAAGACGCCGTCGTCGCCCGTAACGCCTTCGCCGCCGCGCACTCCGCTTACGCCATGGCCCTCAAGAACACCGGAGCCGCTCTCTCCGATTACGCTCACGGCGAGTTTCTCGTCTCCAATCACCACCACTCttcctccgccgccgccgcaGCTTCCTCTCTTCCCACCGCCGTATCTCCTCCTCCGCCTTCCTCCGCCGCCGCGATTTCTAACTCCGTCGCGTCGTCCTCCTCCGCCGCCGGCGAGATCCCTCAGCCTATGCCGGATACCCTCCCGCCGCCGCCTCCTCCGCCGCCGCCTCCTCTCCAGAGGGCTGCCACCATGCCGGAGATGAACGGTAGATCCGGCGGTCCGTCGGGGAGTGGACTCAGCGGGACTATAATTGAGGAGGACGACGACGGCGACGATGACTCCGAGGTGGAGAATCACGACCGGTTGGTTAGGAAGTCGAAGAGCCGCGGTGGTAGCAGTAGAGGCAGGCCGATGATTGATGACGATCGCCACCACCACCATAACCAAGAAGCTCCTCCTCCGCCTCTGCCTCAATCCATGGCGGCGAATCCAAGGCCGATTCCACCGCCACGTCAGCATCAGCAACAAGAGCACTTGGTGTACGATTACTTCTTCGCGAGTGAGAACATACCTGGAACTACCTTAGAAGACACTCCTCCTCCGCAGGCCAAACCTGCGCCTCCTCAGCCAGCTTCACCGTCCTCAGAGGAAGATGATGAActagaagaggaggaggatgagCCGGTGGTTGAACGGAAACCTCCCGTGGTCGAGGAAAGGCCGAAGAGAGTGGAGGAACCGAGTGTGGAGCTTGAAAAAGTTGCTAACTTTAGAGGAGGGATGAAGAAGCCCATCGGCGGAGAGAGGAGGGGAGGAGGGAGGTTTCCGGCGACGGCGACGGCGACGAACTTGGCTAATGTATTCAATGAGCTTGATGATAATTTCTTGAAAGCTTCTGAAAGTGCACACGAGGTTTCCAAGATGCTTGAAGCCACCAGGCTCCATTACCACTCTAATTTTGCTGATAACAGAGGtatagttagttagttagtgaTCTCTATCCTCCAGTAAGATTCTATCATTAGCTAATGATcatgtgtttttgttttgtaggcCATATTGATCACTCTGCTAGAGTGATGCGTGTTATTACATGGAACAGATCGTTTAGAGGATTACCAAATACTGATGTTGGGAAAGATGATTTTGATTCTGAGGAGAATGAAACTCATGCTACTGTTCTTGACAAGTTGCTAGCATGGGAGAAGAAGCTCTACGACGAAgttaaggtaaaaaaaaatatatcaaacatCTCTCCTTTTATTGCTTGTGTTTGTCTCTTGAGGAAAGATTCTTGCAGCCATGTTTAGTCCCCTTTGGTAAATCTTAGCATAGATGATGTGTCTgttatttgaccaaaaaaaaaagaaaagatgatgCGTCTGTTAAGGGCCTGCGGATTCGGTTTGAACGGTTAGTTCGGTTCgggttatttggtttttggttagttcggttagcACAATATTTGGCTGCATTAAACCGATTTAGCATTCAGATAGTTCGGTTAATGAAAATTATACTGAAATTAACCgagtttttggttaaaaaaattcTGTTACTTCGATTAGTTCGGTTATTTAGGTTCGGAATTTTTGTTAGGGTCAGTATGGTTTGTTTACAGTTTTTGcaaaacatagaaaaccgaaCTAAACCGAACCGCACCTATAACCATTTTTAATTCTATCAAACTtgaaccgaaaaattcagtgCAGTTTAGCATGTTCGGTTCGGGACAAACTCCCACCACTAATGTGTACATTGGAAGTTTGATTTTGGAATAAACTTTTGTTGTATTTAGTCTGGTGAGCTCATGAAGATCGAGTACCAGAGAAAGGTCGCTCATCTAAACCGGGTAAAGAAGCGAGGTGGCCACTCAGATTCACTAGAGAGAGCCAAAGCAGCAGTTAGTCAGCTGCATACACGATACATCGTCGACATGCAGTCCATGGACTCCACAGTCTCAGAGATCAACCGTCTTCGAGACGAACAACTCTACGTCAAGCTCCTCCACCTCGT
This Brassica napus cultivar Da-Ae chromosome C6, Da-Ae, whole genome shotgun sequence DNA region includes the following protein-coding sequences:
- the LOC106395152 gene encoding uncharacterized oxidoreductase At4g09670-like, with the translated sequence MATVTDTPIRIGVMGCAVIARTVSRAIDLAPNATIAAVASRSLEKAKTFATANGYQQSVKIHGSYESILEDPDVDALYIPLPTSLHVEWAIRAAQSGKHILLEKPVAMNVSEFDKIVAACEKNGVQIMDGTMWAHHPRTAKLKEFLFDSDRFGQLKNINSCFSLAVDEDFLKNNIRVKPNLDGLGALGDLGWYAIRAALFANNFELPKIVAASPGTVLNESGVILSCGASLSWEDGRTASIYCSFLANVGMEITAVGTNGTLCVQDFVIPFEETQATFTTCLKSGFNDPWVSRPTEHSVKTEIPQEACMVREFARLVGEIKNKGAKADGFWPNISRKTQLVVDAIKESVDKNCQQISLSGR
- the LOC106390564 gene encoding protein ALTERED PHOSPHATE STARVATION RESPONSE 1; its protein translation is MGCAQSKIENEEAVTRCKERKQFMKDAVVARNAFAAAHSAYAMALKNTGAALSDYAHGEFLVSNHHHSSSAAAAASSLPTAVSPPPPSSAAAISNSVASSSSAAGEIPQPMPDTLPPPPPPPPPPLQRAATMPEMNGRSGGPSGSGLSGTIIEEDDDGDDDSEVENHDRLVRKSKSRGGSSRGRPMIDDDRHHHHNQEAPPPPLPQSMAANPRPIPPPRQHQQQEHLVYDYFFASENIPGTTLEDTPPPQAKPAPPQPASPSSEEDDELEEEEDEPVVERKPPVVEERPKRVEEPSVELEKVANFRGGMKKPIGGERRGGGRFPATATATNLANVFNELDDNFLKASESAHEVSKMLEATRLHYHSNFADNRGHIDHSARVMRVITWNRSFRGLPNTDVGKDDFDSEENETHATVLDKLLAWEKKLYDEVKSGELMKIEYQRKVAHLNRVKKRGGHSDSLERAKAAVSQLHTRYIVDMQSMDSTVSEINRLRDEQLYVKLLHLVEAMGKMWEMMQMHHQRQAEISKVLKSLDISQAVKETNDHHHERTIQLLAVVQEWHTQFCRMIDNQKMYIKSLGGWLKLNLIPIESTLKEKVSSPPRVPNPAIQKLLHIWYDRLDKIPDEMARTAIINFAAVVSTIMQQQEEEMKLRDRCGETRKELGRKIRQFEDWYHKYMQKRGPEDMNADGSEADNEHKDEVVVRQFNVEQIKKRLEEEEEAYQRQSQQVREKSIASLRTRLPELFQAMSEVAYSCSGMYRAVVAYVTQRQSQNERHQKSSSQGQTSVRTDVRAE